In Naumovozyma castellii chromosome 1, complete genome, one DNA window encodes the following:
- the STE7 gene encoding mitogen-activated protein kinase kinase STE7 (ancestral locus Anc_7.335), translating to MNSLQDPFHRKTFQRKNLKNLSLQDSTTSQIPASAPINHMPFSNIPSSKPNINQPMGPPSTSDNTSAYFNQKRGNIFARRGLKKNLTLHVSNAPTPIKTQQELPSLPTNDTIIIQSQSQQQHQQQISPSSSSSPNEPPSPAAKDIPTKDSIYQLQDLVRLGKIGAGNSGTVIKALHVPSSKIIAQKIIPLEKNNEIVVNQLIRELTIMKSIKPHKNIISFYAAFYTHHQNNEIVILMEYMDCGSLDRIFSTYKRFVARGVLDPREKNWFNDSLILSRISYAVLNGLNYLYENYKIIHRDIKPSNVLINSKGLVKLCDFGVSKKLINSIADTFVGTSTYMSPERIQGNVYSTKGDVWSLGLMIIELVTGQFPLGVGETPEGILDLLQRIVNEPSPQLPKTDKFSVEMTDFVNRCCVKDEKDRSSIHELLVHDFILMYKDPLYNREFRHWCKMIKSYIKQDKQIKREDNERAKLEKRQLDKASEAARDNRR from the coding sequence ATGAATTCTCTTCAAGATCCCTTCCACCGTAAAACTTTTCAACGAAAAAAcctgaagaatttatcGCTGCAGGATAGCACAACCTCACAAATACCCGCTTCAGCCCCAATAAACCATATGCCCTTCTCGAACATCCCCTCATCTAAGCCAAACATAAACCAACCGATGGGACCTCCCTCCACATCAGATAATACTAGCGCTTACTTTAATCAAAAGAGAGGTAACATTTTTGCAAGAAGAGGCTTAAAAAAGAATCTGACGTTGCATGTCTCAAATGCCCCAACTCCCATAAAAACACAGCAGGAACTGCCATCCCTTCCAACAAATGACActataataatacaatcaCAATCGCAGcaacaacatcaacaacagATATCTCcgtcgtcatcatcatcgcCTAACGAACCTCCTTCGCCCGCAGCAAAGGATATACCAACAAAGGACTCCATATACCAACTTCAGGATTTGGTCCGTCTGGGGAAGATTGGTGCAGGGAATTCAGGAACTGTAATAAAGGCCCTTCACGTCCCCAGCTCAAAGATAATAGCACAAAAGATTATACCGCTTGAGAAAAACAACGAAATCGTAGTTAACCAACTAATTAGAGAACTcacaataatgaaaagtATTAAACCACATAAGAATatcatttctttttatGCAGCATTCTATActcatcatcaaaataatgAGATCGTCATATTGATGGAGTATATGGACTGTGGGTCTCTTGATAGGATATTCTCCACTTATAAGCGGTTCGTCGCTAGGGGTGTCTTAGACCCTCGTGAGAAGAATTGGTTTAACGATTCCTTGATACTGTCAAGGATCTCGTATGCCGTTTTGAATGGGttgaattatttgtatGAAAATTATAAGATCATTCATAGAGATATTAAACCTTCCAATGTATTGATTAATTCTAAAGGGTTAGTTAAATTGTGCGATTTTGGTGTCTCtaagaaattaattaattcaatagCAGATACCTTTGTGGGAACATCCACTTACATGTCACCAGAGAGAATACAGGGGAACGTCTATTCCACTAAGGGTGATGTCTGGTCTCTTGGATTAATGATCATTGAACTAGTGACGGGACAATTCCCATTGGGGGTTGGAGAGACTCCAGAGGGAATACTGGATCTTTTACAAAGGATTGTCAATGAGCCATCTCCCCAGTTACCAAAGACTGACAAATTCTCCGTAGAAATGACTGATTTCGTTAATAGGTGTTGTGTCAAGGATGAAAAGGATAGATCTTCCATTCATGAATTGTTAGTCCATGATTTCATATTGATGTATAAAGATCCCTTATACAATAGGGAATTTCGACATTGGTGTAAAATGATCAAGTCATATATAAAACAGGATAAACAGATTAAGAGAGA